CATTTCCTACTGGTAGGGTCGACCATTGGACGGTCGTGCTGCTTCCAACGGTACTGCTCTGCACTCCGGTATTCTGTGTATAGAAGACAAGAGAATCGGTTGCCTGTACATTGATGACGATATCGTCAATCACGAATTCGTCTCGGTCTCCCCCTCCTGAGAAGTCATCTGTCTCCCAGCGGATGTAGAAATATTCTCCAGGTTCAATGGCCACCCCGCTGAAGGAGTATGTCATTGGGACTTGGACAAGAGTCGTATTGGTCCTCATACCGGGCGAGGTGAATTGAAGGGTTGCAGGACCTACTTGTCCTCCGGTCAAATCGGTGTACGTGCCCATATTCTCTGTTCGGAGAATTCCATTGAATGTGTTGGCGCGATCATTGGGTGCATTGATACTCCAATTCCTGTAGAAGAGTTCGTAGTCGAGGTCTACGGTATGTATGATCTGTCCGGTATTATTGATGCAGCGCAATTCGATGCTTCCAGGGGTCATATCAAGATCGGTCGGTTGGATACCGAGCGCCCTGCCGGTAGGACCACCTCCCGAATAAGCGTAGATACCACCTGTGGTAGGGTTGGTAGAAACTACAATTCCCCGAGCATAATCTCCAGAATTCCAGAAGCCCCCATATGTTCCCCCTGGATCGCTCATTCCGAGGATTTCCCAAGCATTTGAATTCAGTTTTCCAGCGGCCGGAAAGGGAAAAAGCCCCGATCCATCAAAGGCGCCAACATTCACATTCGGAACAGTGGCGTCAAAGTTGATCGTGTAATCCGTATTGACTGTCGTGACATTCAGCTGTGAGTAACCCGTAAATGAACATGTCAAGGACAGTCCTAGAATAGAATAGATTATCGTACGGGTCAGTTTCATGCTAGCAGTTGCAAAAATATACCGATTTAATGGTACTAGGCATTCAATAAGAGGGATTTAACCGCATGTTCATATATTCTTCAATCGAGTTCTGAAACACTTCCAGAGTCCATCTCCATCGCCTGAGTACAAGAGTATATTTGCGCCCCATGCACGACCAGATTCTCATATTGGATTTCGGAAGCCAATACACCCAACTGATAGCAAGACGCATCAGAGAGGCAAACGTTTACTGCGAGATCCATCCGTTTAATCAACAATTGGACTTTTCCCAGTATAAAGGAGTAGTCCTTTCAGGTAGTCCTTTTTCTGTTCATGATAAGGAAGCTCCATCAGTGGATTTGAAAGCTCTGGAGGAAATCCCTGTACTGGCCATCTGTTTCGGAGCACAATTGCTTGCACAGAATTACGGTGGAATAGTCCTGCCATCCGAAATACGGGAGTATGGAAGAGCCCGCCTTTCCTCGATACTGGATGAAAGTCCGTTGAGTGCCGGTGTGGAGGTCGAATCTCAGGTGTGGATGAGCCATGGAGATACTATCTCGGAGCTACCGAAGGACTGTGAATTGATATTCAGTACGGCCGATGTCATAAATGCAGGGTATCAATTCAAAGACCGCTCATGGTTCGGTATTCAATTCCATCCAGAGGTTTTCCATACCACAGATGGCATGCAGATACTCCGGAATTTCGTGCATGACATATGTGATTGTGATTCGAGCTGGAATCCAGAGTCCTTTGTTGAAACTACAGTGGATCACCTAATAGAGGAACTGGGTGACGAGCATGTCATTCTTGGTCTCTCTGGAGGTGTGGATTCATCTGTGGCTGCTATGCTGCTCCATCGTGCGATAGGAGATCGATTACATGGGATATTCGTGAACAATGGTCTATTGCGTAAAGGTGAATTCGAGTCCGTGCTTCATTCCTATGAAGGACTAGGACTGAATGTCCGTGGTGTCGATGCTTCTGATCAATTCTATCAAGCTTTACATGGAGTCTCCGATCCAGAAGAGAAGCGAAAGATCATCGGCAGGGTATTCATTGAAGTCTTCGACAAGGAGGCCAGTACTATGCCCGAAGTTAAATGGTTGGCCCAGGGAACCATCTATCCCGATGTGATAGAGTCGGTCTCGGTCAAAGGGCCATCTGCTACTATCAAGTCCCACCACAATGTGGGAGGTCTGCCTGATTTCATGCAGTTGAAGGTGGTCGAGCCCTTGCGTTCTCTCTTCAAGGATGAAGTGCGAAAAGTGGGGCTTTCTTTAGGCCTCTATGAAGAGTTGCTCGGTCGTCATCCATTTCCTGGTCCGGGCTTGGCGATACGTATCCTCGGGGATATCACAGAAGAAAAGGTACGCCTTTTGCAAGAAGTCGATCATATCTTCGTTC
Above is a genomic segment from Flavobacteriales bacterium containing:
- the guaA gene encoding glutamine-hydrolyzing GMP synthase, whose product is MHDQILILDFGSQYTQLIARRIREANVYCEIHPFNQQLDFSQYKGVVLSGSPFSVHDKEAPSVDLKALEEIPVLAICFGAQLLAQNYGGIVLPSEIREYGRARLSSILDESPLSAGVEVESQVWMSHGDTISELPKDCELIFSTADVINAGYQFKDRSWFGIQFHPEVFHTTDGMQILRNFVHDICDCDSSWNPESFVETTVDHLIEELGDEHVILGLSGGVDSSVAAMLLHRAIGDRLHGIFVNNGLLRKGEFESVLHSYEGLGLNVRGVDASDQFYQALHGVSDPEEKRKIIGRVFIEVFDKEASTMPEVKWLAQGTIYPDVIESVSVKGPSATIKSHHNVGGLPDFMQLKVVEPLRSLFKDEVRKVGLSLGLYEELLGRHPFPGPGLAIRILGDITEEKVRLLQEVDHIFVRGLKEKGLYDEVWQAGAILLPVRSVGVMGDERTYEQAVALRAVTSTDGMTADWCHLPYDFLASVSNEIINKVKGVNRVVYDISSKPPATIEWE